In Bacillus cereus ATCC 14579, a single window of DNA contains:
- a CDS encoding ArsR/SmtB family transcription factor, giving the protein MNVYPNISYIAKLIAEPTRAIILDCLMNNQALPASELAYMAKVSHPTISSHLSKLVEGNLLTVEQHGRHRYYRLANQEVAEVLEKLGTIAPTVQVRSLKQSSQLKQIRYARTCYDHLAGKLGVEITEKLLDRQFIILEDGEYIVTEQGKKWFLNFGINVDEADTKRRVFAKPCLDWSERRYHISGWLGSAIAKLLFEQGWITKTDKNRAVHLTKKGVKLLEDQLGIDMKTEERKA; this is encoded by the coding sequence ATGAATGTATATCCGAATATCTCATATATAGCTAAACTAATTGCTGAACCTACAAGAGCAATCATCTTAGATTGTCTAATGAATAATCAGGCACTACCTGCTAGTGAATTGGCTTATATGGCAAAAGTGTCACATCCAACAATTAGTTCGCATCTTTCTAAATTAGTAGAAGGGAATTTACTTACAGTTGAACAACATGGTAGACATCGTTACTATCGACTTGCTAATCAAGAAGTTGCAGAAGTGCTTGAAAAGTTAGGGACAATTGCACCAACAGTTCAAGTTCGCTCTTTAAAACAATCAAGCCAACTAAAACAAATTCGTTATGCTCGAACTTGTTATGATCATCTTGCAGGCAAACTCGGTGTAGAGATAACTGAAAAATTACTAGATAGGCAATTTATAATTTTAGAGGATGGAGAATACATTGTAACGGAACAAGGTAAGAAATGGTTTCTGAATTTTGGAATAAATGTTGATGAGGCAGATACAAAAAGGAGGGTATTTGCAAAACCTTGCCTTGATTGGAGTGAACGGCGTTACCATATTTCTGGTTGGTTAGGGTCTGCAATTGCAAAACTGCTTTTTGAACAGGGATGGATTACGAAAACGGATAAGAACCGAGCTGTCCATCTTACAAAGAAAGGTGTAAAGTTATTGGAAGATCAATTAGGCATTGATATGAAAACTGAGGAAAGAAAAGCTTGA
- a CDS encoding DinB family protein codes for MNAIDLSILNLKETRRRSEKLWNSLPDNFLNWKPDPEAMSFGEMIRHVWSSTFYYHMIIKNNGSINDIRTPYDDEPITCVKKEIELAQSHFTDFIGYVQSISIAELDSRLIDRSDVGYQRYLGDMLLRIAYHDAVHAGQFLQYLRMVNLERPLIWD; via the coding sequence ATGAATGCAATTGATCTTAGTATATTAAATTTAAAAGAAACGAGAAGGCGCTCAGAAAAATTATGGAATTCTCTTCCCGATAATTTTCTTAATTGGAAGCCTGATCCTGAGGCTATGTCCTTTGGTGAAATGATTCGTCACGTATGGAGCTCAACTTTTTACTATCATATGATTATAAAAAACAACGGTTCAATAAACGACATACGTACCCCGTATGATGACGAGCCAATTACTTGTGTAAAAAAAGAAATTGAATTGGCACAATCACACTTTACTGACTTCATAGGATATGTTCAATCAATAAGCATAGCCGAGCTAGATTCAAGACTTATTGATCGAAGCGATGTTGGCTATCAACGATATTTAGGTGATATGCTATTACGAATTGCCTATCATGATGCGGTCCATGCGGGTCAATTTTTACAATATTTGCGAATGGTTAACTTGGAAAGACCTTTAATTTGGGATTAA
- a CDS encoding YdcF family protein, translating to MKENKKSKKRRIFQVFLLMICSAILYVSYAAYDIWSYRFKANDDVKTDAGIVLGAASWNGKPSPVFKERINHAISLYKNGNIKKIIFTGGTKFEAELEEARTARVYAMKQGVKEEDILIETKSLFTEENLKNAKQVGIENGIQTYTIVSDPLHMKRAMRIAKHINIEAYASPTPTSAYKTLDTEIPFFFKELFSYIGYVTSLPLKALKGD from the coding sequence ATGAAAGAAAATAAGAAGAGTAAGAAAAGACGAATCTTTCAAGTATTTTTACTAATGATTTGTTCTGCTATTTTATATGTAAGTTATGCAGCTTACGATATTTGGAGTTATCGTTTTAAAGCAAATGATGACGTGAAAACGGATGCTGGTATCGTACTAGGAGCAGCTTCATGGAACGGAAAACCATCTCCTGTATTTAAAGAAAGAATTAATCATGCGATTTCTTTATATAAGAACGGAAATATTAAAAAGATTATTTTTACAGGTGGTACAAAGTTCGAGGCAGAACTTGAGGAAGCACGTACTGCAAGAGTATATGCAATGAAACAAGGTGTAAAAGAGGAAGATATTTTAATTGAAACTAAATCCCTTTTCACTGAAGAAAATTTAAAAAATGCGAAGCAAGTTGGAATAGAGAACGGCATACAAACATACACGATTGTAAGTGATCCACTTCATATGAAACGCGCAATGAGAATCGCAAAACATATTAATATTGAAGCGTATGCTTCACCAACGCCGACATCAGCATATAAAACGTTAGATACAGAAATACCATTCTTCTTTAAAGAATTATTCTCGTATATTGGATATGTAACCTCTTTGCCGTTAAAAGCATTGAAGGGGGACTAA
- a CDS encoding GNAT family N-acetyltransferase, producing the protein MEIIHERAKLRLMDNTDVETLFSIVEGNRDIWAYLISKMDSVQDMQQYVQKAIKGYGRGTQIPFIVVDQQSNKIVGSTRLYNISVEDKTVELGQTWYHPSVQRTSINTECKYMLLQYAFEKLHMLRVQIKTDARNEKAQRAIERLGAVKEGVLRNERKLPNGYVRDAVVYSIISSEWPSVKEKLLEKLELYKEKL; encoded by the coding sequence ATGGAAATTATTCACGAAAGAGCAAAGTTGCGGTTAATGGATAATACTGATGTCGAAACTTTGTTTTCGATTGTAGAAGGAAATCGGGATATTTGGGCGTATTTAATCTCTAAAATGGATAGTGTGCAAGATATGCAACAATACGTTCAAAAAGCGATAAAGGGTTACGGAAGAGGTACTCAAATACCTTTCATAGTCGTAGATCAACAGTCGAATAAGATTGTAGGAAGTACACGTTTATATAATATTTCAGTAGAAGATAAGACAGTTGAGTTAGGGCAAACGTGGTATCATCCGAGTGTGCAACGTACGAGTATAAATACAGAGTGTAAGTATATGCTTCTTCAGTATGCTTTTGAAAAATTGCATATGCTGAGAGTGCAAATTAAGACGGATGCAAGAAATGAAAAAGCACAACGAGCAATTGAAAGGTTAGGCGCAGTAAAAGAGGGTGTGCTTCGAAATGAAAGAAAATTACCGAATGGTTATGTGAGAGATGCGGTGGTGTACAGTATTATCTCGAGTGAATGGCCAAGCGTAAAAGAAAAATTGTTAGAAAAATTAGAGTTGTATAAAGAAAAGTTATAA
- a CDS encoding YjiH family protein: protein MSEIELKSNVIKTGREKGIILRFILASLVGVFMFFVPVTINGASSIMIDHIVSWIRASVPGVVPYYALFVMAIGAIYPFYTKKWNASIVDICFSILKVVGVVFGILYCLKVGPAWFFAPDIGPFLYEKLVISVSLLVPIGSAFLALLVGYGLLEFIGTFCRPIMRPLWNTPGRSAIDAVASFVGSYSLALLITNRVYKEGKYTTKEAAIIATGFSTVSATFMIIIAKTLDIMHLWNVYFWTTLVVTFIVTAITVRIPPLSRKPDTYVTEEGFPEPVYKEKMLERAWEDALEVSKSAPSIMKNIAVNLKDGFIMTMGILPSIMSVGLIGIVLAKFTPIFDWISYIFYPFTWLLQLPEADLAAKAASVGIAEMFLPSLLVVSAPLVTKFVIAVVSVSSILFFSASIPCILSTDIPLKVSELIILYVQRTILTLLIITPIAYLLL, encoded by the coding sequence TTGAGTGAAATTGAATTAAAGAGTAATGTAATTAAGACAGGGCGAGAGAAGGGGATTATTCTTCGGTTTATACTTGCTAGTCTCGTTGGGGTGTTTATGTTTTTCGTTCCTGTTACGATAAACGGTGCATCGTCTATTATGATTGATCATATCGTATCGTGGATTAGGGCTTCGGTTCCTGGCGTAGTACCTTATTATGCATTATTTGTTATGGCGATTGGTGCGATTTATCCATTTTATACGAAGAAATGGAATGCATCTATTGTAGACATTTGTTTTTCTATTTTAAAAGTAGTTGGCGTTGTTTTTGGCATATTATATTGTTTAAAAGTAGGACCAGCTTGGTTCTTTGCGCCAGATATTGGGCCGTTTTTGTATGAGAAGCTAGTCATATCAGTAAGTTTGCTCGTTCCAATTGGCTCGGCGTTTTTAGCGTTATTAGTCGGATATGGATTGCTTGAATTTATCGGTACATTTTGTCGTCCGATTATGAGGCCATTATGGAATACGCCGGGGAGATCGGCGATTGATGCAGTTGCGTCCTTCGTTGGAAGTTATTCGCTTGCCCTTCTTATTACGAACCGCGTGTATAAAGAAGGAAAGTATACGACAAAAGAAGCGGCGATTATCGCTACAGGATTTTCTACAGTATCCGCTACATTTATGATCATCATCGCAAAAACATTAGATATTATGCATTTATGGAATGTTTATTTTTGGACTACACTTGTTGTAACATTCATCGTGACTGCTATCACCGTAAGAATCCCGCCCCTTAGTAGAAAACCAGATACATATGTAACAGAAGAAGGGTTCCCAGAGCCTGTTTATAAAGAGAAAATGTTGGAACGTGCTTGGGAAGATGCGTTAGAAGTATCAAAGTCTGCACCGAGCATTATGAAAAATATTGCAGTGAATTTAAAAGACGGATTTATTATGACAATGGGAATTTTACCATCCATTATGTCAGTAGGATTAATTGGTATCGTCTTAGCGAAGTTCACGCCAATATTTGATTGGATCAGTTATATTTTCTATCCGTTTACATGGTTATTACAATTACCGGAAGCAGACTTAGCTGCTAAAGCGGCATCCGTTGGTATTGCAGAAATGTTTTTACCGTCATTATTAGTTGTAAGTGCGCCACTTGTGACAAAGTTTGTCATTGCAGTTGTTTCCGTATCATCTATACTGTTTTTCTCCGCTTCAATTCCTTGTATATTATCAACAGATATTCCGTTAAAAGTATCTGAACTTATTATTCTGTATGTGCAGAGAACGATTTTAACGTTGCTTATTATTACGCCGATTGCTTATTTGTTGCTTTGA
- a CDS encoding aminoglycoside phosphotransferase family protein, giving the protein MHPINVSLVEKLIQEQFPEWAHLEVKPVKFSGYDNRTFHLGDEMSVRLPSDVAYAPQVEKENSWLPILNKGLSLPISTPLAKGNPSEAYPLPWSINKWIEGETVTKQNVRDLNEFAADLGSFLVELQSINASNGPLAGTHNFYRGGLISVYDEEARVAIENNKDVFDEALLKHLWNVALSSTWDRKPVWVHGDVAPGNLLVKDGKLCAVIDFGILGVGDPACDAAMAWTFFDENSRNVFKEVLRMDEETWNRARGWALWKALITYDANRESNEKVAEESYRFIQVIVDDYER; this is encoded by the coding sequence ATGCATCCAATTAACGTAAGTTTAGTTGAAAAGTTAATACAGGAACAGTTTCCTGAATGGGCCCATTTAGAAGTGAAACCTGTAAAGTTTAGTGGGTATGATAATAGGACGTTTCACTTAGGGGATGAGATGAGTGTAAGATTGCCAAGTGATGTGGCATATGCACCGCAAGTAGAGAAAGAAAATAGTTGGCTTCCTATATTAAATAAGGGGCTTTCTTTACCGATTTCTACCCCACTTGCGAAAGGAAATCCGTCTGAAGCGTATCCATTGCCTTGGTCTATTAATAAGTGGATAGAGGGAGAAACAGTTACGAAACAAAACGTTCGGGATTTAAATGAATTTGCGGCGGACTTAGGATCTTTTTTAGTAGAATTGCAATCTATTAATGCGAGTAACGGACCTTTAGCTGGAACACATAATTTTTACCGAGGCGGACTTATATCTGTATATGATGAAGAGGCGAGAGTTGCTATTGAAAATAATAAGGATGTTTTTGACGAGGCATTATTAAAACACCTTTGGAATGTAGCACTTAGTTCAACATGGGATCGTAAGCCAGTTTGGGTTCATGGAGATGTAGCGCCAGGGAATTTACTCGTTAAAGATGGAAAGCTTTGTGCTGTAATTGATTTTGGTATTTTAGGTGTAGGAGATCCTGCTTGTGATGCAGCGATGGCGTGGACGTTTTTTGATGAAAATAGTAGAAATGTATTTAAAGAAGTATTACGCATGGATGAAGAAACGTGGAATAGAGCGAGAGGATGGGCACTTTGGAAGGCGTTAATTACATATGATGCGAATAGGGAGAGTAATGAAAAAGTAGCAGAAGAGTCGTATCGTTTCATTCAAGTGATTGTGGATGATTATGAGAGGTAA
- a CDS encoding GNAT family N-acetyltransferase, with the protein MERNISKEYAIRIATENESDSIILLLKEVAQWLQYKEVDQWQYLLGEEATAEILECIREKYTYVVLKEAEIVGTVTVSPKQNEWDEHIFGKEEVSNSLYIHRFAVKRKYKGNGIGEWILRWVEENVQCDKEYLKLDCVGHNRTLNDFYKKNSFEYVGSTDGLSKFQKKRRM; encoded by the coding sequence ATGGAGAGAAATATAAGTAAAGAATATGCAATTCGAATTGCTACTGAAAATGAAAGTGATAGTATTATCCTTTTATTAAAAGAGGTAGCACAATGGCTACAATATAAAGAAGTGGATCAGTGGCAGTATCTTTTAGGAGAGGAAGCTACGGCTGAAATACTAGAATGTATAAGAGAGAAATATACATATGTTGTTCTGAAAGAAGCTGAAATAGTTGGTACGGTTACAGTTTCTCCTAAACAAAATGAATGGGATGAACATATTTTTGGTAAAGAGGAAGTTTCTAATTCATTATATATTCATAGATTTGCGGTGAAACGGAAGTATAAGGGAAATGGAATAGGAGAATGGATTTTACGGTGGGTAGAAGAGAATGTGCAATGTGATAAAGAGTATTTGAAGTTAGATTGCGTGGGGCATAATCGTACGTTGAATGATTTTTATAAGAAAAATAGTTTTGAATATGTTGGAAGTACGGATGGGCTTAGTAAGTTTCAAAAGAAAAGGAGAATGTGA
- a CDS encoding DUF2691 family protein — translation MKRGLTVDILDGYDNLLWKVLKPIDITVFDWRVRDEESYLIARGELDEALFPEEPSVVEGLALKKLVKDNIYYLIFADLKAYPKGEIAIDIETYEEFKESKCEVVVLAVDAQYIQIYAKDQKSIELMYENAVNQGFYVEYITDENDGRTRLSVW, via the coding sequence ATGAAAAGAGGGCTTACAGTAGATATTCTAGATGGATATGATAATTTACTTTGGAAAGTATTAAAGCCAATTGATATTACTGTATTTGATTGGCGAGTGAGGGATGAGGAGTCCTACTTAATAGCACGTGGTGAATTGGATGAGGCATTATTTCCAGAAGAACCAAGTGTAGTGGAAGGGTTAGCGTTGAAAAAGTTAGTTAAAGACAACATATATTATCTTATTTTTGCAGATTTAAAAGCATATCCTAAAGGAGAAATAGCGATAGATATTGAAACATACGAAGAGTTTAAGGAAAGCAAGTGTGAGGTAGTTGTATTAGCGGTGGATGCTCAATACATACAAATTTATGCGAAAGATCAAAAATCGATTGAATTAATGTATGAAAACGCAGTGAATCAAGGATTTTATGTAGAATATATTACAGATGAAAATGATGGAAGGACTCGTTTGTCAGTATGGTAG